The genomic DNA CATGGGGAGGAGGGTGCTGCCGTGCTCCCATTGATAGCCACTGAGCTGCGTCGTTGAGTTCCACCCTATCCTCACCTCACCTCCTCCATTGAGTCCCTCCTTTTGTGTACCCCCTGCCAAAGATCCAACTCTGGGTGCTGTGTTGTGATTAGGGGCACTATGGTGGTGAGGGAAGGGGGAAAGTAACCTTTAGGATTGATCTAGACAAGCTAGAAAGAGAGGGAAAGGGGAAATATTGtggaaaatgttttttttttggagggtGGGGGGGTGAAAATGATTAACGGGAAGGGGAAAAATAATAATTGCCATATATGTTTTTGAGTAAAATACACGGGCAGTCCCATAACTTGTCATGGGGTGTTATCtaggtccctaaactctcaaaatgtatTTTCAGATCCATGAACTTGTCTCAAGATGCCATAACACATTTTTAGGTCCCCCAACTTGTCTCAGGGTGTCATCCGAGtccttaaactctcaaagtgcatttTAAGATCCCCCAATCAAGCGCCTAGCAACACATGCGTGATCACTAGCATAAGGTGGTTGTGAAGGCAATGAGCGAGGAAGAAGCATTGCCATCAGCGACAGGTGACAAGTTCTAagatttgaaaatgtattttgagagtttagggacccgAATGAAACCCGAGGACAAGTTTGGGGGTCTAAATATGCACTTCTAGAGTTTATGGATCCAGATGACACGTTGAGACAAGTTTGGAGAggtgcattttgagagtttagatATCCGGATGGCACCACAAGACAAGTTCAGGGACCGCCGGTGTATTTTACTCTATGTTTTTTATTAATGTGTGAATACGTCTTAAAGCCCTCCAAGGCCTTATATGTAACCACAACTTGGCTTTAGCCTCATCCCCACTTCTTAAGGCCCATGGTGACCTTATACAGTAGTGACGCCCTTAGGCAAAGTATTGGGAAAAATCTTCCCCAAATCATACAACAGGAGCTAGTTACTTATGTCAAAAGAAGATCCAGTAAGTACTGAGGCGTGGAAATTACTTGGTTAGGCAAGTGCATTTTAATTTTCATATACTCAGAGAAGGCATGAGATTCCGGGAGGCACAAACTGTAACCTTCTCGGTTGGGTTAATCTACCTCTGTAGTGCATTCTTAAtatagttttgttttttttggtgTTTCTGCTATACTTTCATAGCaaagatctctctctctctctccctctctttctctttggTACCACATTTGGTTAGCAAATTTCGTTTCAGGGTTTTGATTTAAGTGCTGAAGTTTGTGCTATTTTTCCTGATATTATTTGTAGGTGGTCCTAGTGGATCGGGAAAGACAAGTTTAGCTCAGAAGATGGCAAATATAATTGGCTGTGAAGTTGTAAGCTTGGAAAGTTATTACAAGCCTGAACAAGTGAGAGATTATAAGTATGATGATTATAGCTCATTGGATATAGCTTTGCTGACTAAGGTGCTATAACCTTTTCATTTCGTATGGTAACTTATGCTTCGAATGCTTCCAAATTTCTGAACATGCGAGGTTAATCAAAACTAGTTTATCAAAAATTGATGGTTAGGCAGTTACCGAATTTCCTTATGTTGGTATCAGTGCAACTTGCATACTTACCATTGTCACTGGTATTTTGAAGGTGTGGCAATTAATGATCCTGCAAGTTAGGATGTGCAGATGCTGATATTAGTAATTGTGTTTTTCTTTAATTCAGAGTAACTATAGAAACATAAACAATGTAAAGGATGAGTCTAAAAACGGACTAGATACCACAGTGCAGCAACCAAAAACTGGTCCTTACTAGAGCAGTTCCAAAACATGTTAATGAAATCAATGCCAAACAGAGCCTAAAGTAGTCGGTTCATGGTTCAGCGGTTCTTTAAATATATATGAACCACAAAAGGTGCTGCCTTATTTTTGTTTCTCTATGAAAGTTAAGTCATAAAAATAATATTAGGCCTCTATGATTATCGGCAACCCCCTAGTTACAGTGCTTATGGTAGTATTCTGGTTCCAGTATAGGTCTGTAGCTTTATCATTTACCTGTAGTTGCTTATTGTTTGGTTTGCACGTTAATCCCTCTATTTCACAACATGAGTCTTGTTACTCGAGAGTCACCATTCCAAAATGTCTATTGTTGTTGCAAGTTTCCATCTTCCACCCATTAAATGATGTGAAGGGGGTTTAGTGGTTGTAGCAAAGAGTTTTGAGAGAATTTAATAAGGGGCATGTATGGTCATTTTATATTATGAAATTGTATAGTTTATGGTGTTAATTCATGATCTTAGCAACTATATTGTTGATTAGTTACTGTCTATAACTATTATTATAACACAGACCATTATGGAAATCAGAAATAGTCATAAGGCGGAAGTTCCTTGCTTTGACTTTGAAAACTTCAGCAGAAAGGGGTTCAAGGAGCTTCAAGTCTCTGAGGAAAGTGGAGTGGTAAAGTATATATCCATCCAACCCTCTCATTGAGTACATTTTGCTATGTTTCAACTGCCCTAGTTTTCTATTCTTGCATGATACTAATTTTGGAAATTTCCAATTATCGTATTGGAAGTATAAGGTATTCATCTCTGGAGAATTAAATCCTCTGGTACATTGTGATATCTTCTGAATATGCAATTCCATATCTCCGGTTTGAATGGTTCTGTTTAATTTTATGGTATACTTGATAGAGAGATGAAAAACTTGACCTGCGGGGGGTAAGACAGCCCCTAGGTTTTTGCTAAGAGAAGGACCTTCTCACGCGAGAAAACCCCCGAATCTCTGCCCCACCCTTACACGGGGCCCGTAACCCATTATGTGACTAAACCAACCACAGCTGCGACCTGGGCCAGGCCTTGACCTGTGCTTTGGTGTGGTGACAGATGAGGGGATTTTTTGAACCCCAGcctgaaattcgctcccacggggtTCCCCaggacctttttttttcttgaacacgcaggagagctgcgtatcaataTATTATGAAGAAAGAAGGGTGAAGCACAGGCTTTTTTAAAGGTAAAAAACCTGAAGAACCCCCCAGCCATTTCCCACATGTGCAGCTCATCCTTAATAACAGACAGAAGGCCATTTAGGTTAGGTTGAAGTCCATCAAAAACGCATCGATTCCGATGGTTCCAGAGTGACCAGGCCACTAAGATTATAGTTGAATTGAGCCCCTGTTTAAACTGACCATTCACCATGCTGCTAACCTTGTTCCACCAATCCTCAAAGGAAATATCCTCAGTCTGTGGAACAAGCACTTGCAGACCAAGTTTTTGCAAAACTTCAAACCAAGTCTGGCGCGCAAAAACACAAGATAATAACAGATGATCGATTGTCTCCTCCTCTTGGTCACAAAAAGGGCACTGCTCAAGATGTGGCAGTCCTCTTTTGGCAAGCCGATCAGCCGTCCAACACTTGTTATGAGCAACCAGCCACATAAAGAATTTGCATTTATCGGGGGCCCAGTCTTCCATATCCTTTCCCAAGGTTTGAATGATGGCTCCAATAAACATCGCCTCATATGCTGACTTCGCTGAATATTTTCCGGATGATGAGAATCGCCATATGTGAGAATATTCCACTTCAGGCTGCAGTGCTCTTTCTGATAATAAATCCCATAGGCCAAGGTACTCAACTAGGACATCCAGGGTGAGAGCTCCTCTTATGTCAGTAACCCATCTTCTATCAGTTAGAGCTTCATGGACTGTTCTTTTCTTTGCTCGATTAGAGATTGAACCAAAGAGGTGTGGTACAAGCTTATCAAGGCTCTGCCCATGGATCCAACTGTTAGTCCAAAATAGAGTGTTCCTGCCGTTGCCAACTTCCGAGATGATGGCCACAGAGAAGAATGATTTGACCGAGTGATGTACTTGGATGGGGAAGAAGGCCCATGGTTTGTCAGGTTCAGTTTTTTGTAGCCAGAGCCATCTCATTCTGAGGGTCCAACCAAGTTGCTGCAAATTAGATATGCCAAGCCTAGTGGATGAGTAACTTTGGGCCAAGCTACCAAGCAATGTCCTCCTTTAGCATCCTTTCTTCCTTTCCATAAGAAACCCCTCCTGATCTTGTCAATGGACTTAAGTGCTCAAGATGGGAGGTCCACAGCCATGGTCAAATATACAAGCATGGAAGTAAGCACAAACTGAACAAGAACTTTCCTCCCTGCCCTTGTTAGCAAATCAGCCTTCCAGCCGGGAAGTTGGTCTGCTATTCTATCAATTATTGGTTGGACTTGAGCCTTGGTCAATTTGTGTAAAGAGAGAGGAACCCCAAGATATTTGCAAGGAAAATCAAGCAGCTGGCATAGGAGATGCAATTGGATTGTCTCTGTCCTCTTGTTTACACTGAATGGGCAGTACGCTGCTCTTCTGAATGTTGGTTTTTAAACCAGAAGCGTTTCCAAAGAGCTCTAGCATATCCAGAGTGATATCAATGTCAGCAGCTGAAGGCCTTAGGAATAATACCACATCATCTGCATAGAGTGACACTCGGTGCTGCAATGCCCTTCTAGCAAGTGGTTGAAGTAGATCCTCCTCTTGAGGCCTTTTTCACCATGTAACATAATACATCCATGACCAGAATGAATAACATTGGCGACAATGGATCTCCTTGTCTCAATCCACGCTGATATGTGATTTTCTCTCCAGGAATGCCATTGACTATCACCTGTGTTGATGAAGAAGTGAGCAGGCCACTAATGATGTCACACCAGATCTGTCCAAAGCCCAAATTTCTCAAAACTTCCAGCAGAAAAGGCCATGAGACTGAGTCAAAGGCCTTTGTTATATCAAGCTTTAGCAGAATCCGGGCTTGTTTCTGTTGGTGAAGGTAACGAGCCATTTGCTGCACCAGCATAAAGTTATCCTGTATAAACCGCCCTTTTATGAAAGCACTCTGGCTGGAAGAAACCATCTGATCAAGACGGCCTGCCAAGCGGTTGGCTAAGATTTTCGTAATAAGCTTGGCAAAGGAGTGAACCAAACTAATTGGTCTGTACTCTTTGATGTGTATGGCATCCTCCTTTTTAGGTATGAGAGTGACGTAGGCTGAATTCAACAAATCAAAGTTTCCAAATTTCCTGCTCCAGATGGCCAAGACAACTGTCATCACATCAGTTTTAATTATAGGCCAGCATGCTTATAGAAATTGCCTGGTCCGGCCCTGGGGCCTTGTCAGAAGGAACTGAGCA from Setaria italica strain Yugu1 chromosome VII, Setaria_italica_v2.0, whole genome shotgun sequence includes the following:
- the LOC111257920 gene encoding uncharacterized protein LOC111257920 → MRWLWLQKTEPDKPWAFFPIQVHHSVKSFFSVAIISEVGNGRNTLFWTNSWIHGQSLDKLVPHLFGSISNRAKKRTVHEALTDRRWVTDIRGALTLDVLVEYLGLWDLLSERALQPEVEYSHIWRFSSSGKYSAKSAYEAMFIGAIIQTLGKDMEDWAPDKCKFFMWLVAHNKCWTADRLAKRGLPHLEQCPFCDQEEETIDHLLLSCVFARQTWFEVLQKLGLQVLVPQTEDISFEDWWNKVSSMVNGQFKQGLNSTIILVAWSLWNHRNRCVFDGLQPNLNGLLSVIKDELHMWEMAGGFFRFFTFKKACASPFFLHNILIRSSPACSRKKKVLGNPVGANFRLGFKKSPHLSPHQSTGQGLAQVAAVVGLVT